CGAAGTAGCGCTATGTAGCTTTCCTTACTCAGGAAAAAACTACGAAGATTACTCGATGATGATTTTTCGCTGGAGCTAGATGAATTTTATACTTTCTTATCTGGGTACAAAAAAGCAGGCCCCAATTGGAGCCTGCTTATTATAAAGACGTTGATCTTTATACTTTTTGGACGTTTGATGCTTGAGGGCCTCTTTGTCCTTCTTCGATGTCGAAAGAAACCTCTTGTCCTTCTTCTAACGTTTTATATCCATCACCTTCAATAGCAGAGAAGTGTACGAATACGTCGTCTCCACCCTCTCTTTCAATAAATCCAAAACCTTTTTCACTGTTAAACCATTTTACTTTTCCATGTTCCACTTTTGTGCCTCCTAGTGCATAATGCATAATATTGCAATTTTATCTTGCATTGTTAGTATTACCACTATGTCTCGTTTTTAAACGAGAAAATTCGTAATTTATTTATCTTGGGTGACGATCGGTAGTATTCCATCTCAAATCTTAAGTAAAAAAGAAAAGAGTAGACAGGATTATTCAAGGGACTTTAGGTTATACCCTTGAGCGCTCCACTGATTGTAGTTTCGCTTTTTGGCGCAAAAGGTAAAGAAAAGTAATCATTTGTCATATATTTTTCCTTATAGAATAGACAAAAAAAGTCAATCCTATTTTCAAGCAGAATGTTTGCAGGTGAACTATTAAGAGGTATAATAAAGTATATAGTCAAAGATGGTCAAAGTCAGATAAGGAGGAGGCCATGCGAAATATCTCTGATGTTATTGAAGCCTATTTAAAAAAAGTGTTAGAGTCCAGTCAAAGTGATGTAATTGAAATTAAAAGGTCTGAAATAGCTGATCAATTTCAGTGTGTACCTTCGCAAATAAATTATGTGATTAATACCCGCTTTACTGTGGAAAAAGGATATATAGTAGAAAGTAAGCGTGGAGGTGGGGGTTATATTCGGATTATTCGTGTGAAACATCAGGATAAAGCCCATTTAATTAATCACTTAATGGAATTAATTAACGGTTCTATTGCTCAACAGTCTTCTGAAGATATAATTCATCGACTCTTGGAAGAAGGAATAATTACAAATCGAGAGGCGAGGCTCATGTTGGTGGTGTTGGATCGAACAGTAATATCCGTACAATTACCATTAAGAGATGAGCTACGGGCCAGAATGCTATTGGCCATGCTTTCAACACTAAAATATAAACAATAAATCCTTTGGTTAAGGGGGAAGGAAAATGGAATGCAATGAGTGCCATGAACGCCCTGCGACAATCCATTTCACCCAGATTGTAAATGGCAAGAAGAAAGAAATACATGTATGTGAAAAATGCGCATTAGATAAGGGTTATGTATCGAACGATGAGAGTATGTTTTCCCTTCATCATCTGTTGTCTGGATTATTTCATATGGACTCTAGTCAGGTCGAGGAAAGCTCTGATTCTACATCTAAATCAGAAATTCCTACTTGTAAGCATTGCGGCTTAACCTTTGACGAATTTAGGAGAATTGGGAAGTTTGGTTGTGCTCATTGTTATGAGGAGTTCGATGAACATCTAAATCCAATATTAAGGCGTGTTCATAGTGGAAACACAAAACATGAAGGGAAAATCCCCAAAAGAGTGGGAGGAAATCTTCATTTAAAACGAGAAATAGAGGAAAAGAAAGCCCTTCTCCAATCCTTAGTAGAAAAAGAAAGATTTGAGCAGGCTGCTCAGGTAAGGGATGAAATACGTTTGATTGAACAGTCACTTCAAACTAATGGTGAGGAGGGAAAGTAAGATGTCCTTGCAGCAATTTATGAATCAGGCGATTAGCCCTTGGATGCAAGAGGAAGGTCCAGATAGTGATATTGTCTTAAGCAGTCGGATACGATTAGCGCGTAATTTTGCTCAGGTTCCATTTCCAATGATTGCTTCTGATAAAAACTTAGAAAAAATACTCGATTTTTTTAAACAAGAATATGAGAAGCAGTCCTTTCTTGGATATAGAAATTTTGAGCTTGTTCAAATGAAGGATCTAAAACCGATCGAGAAACGGGTATTAGTAGAAAAGCATCTCATCAGTCCTTTATTAACGGACCACTCGGAGCATAGTGCGG
The Bacillaceae bacterium S4-13-56 genome window above contains:
- the cspD gene encoding cold-shock protein CspD, which codes for MEHGKVKWFNSEKGFGFIEREGGDDVFVHFSAIEGDGYKTLEEGQEVSFDIEEGQRGPQASNVQKV
- a CDS encoding CtsR family transcriptional regulator; translation: MRNISDVIEAYLKKVLESSQSDVIEIKRSEIADQFQCVPSQINYVINTRFTVEKGYIVESKRGGGGYIRIIRVKHQDKAHLINHLMELINGSIAQQSSEDIIHRLLEEGIITNREARLMLVVLDRTVISVQLPLRDELRARMLLAMLSTLKYKQ
- a CDS encoding UvrB/UvrC motif-containing protein, yielding MECNECHERPATIHFTQIVNGKKKEIHVCEKCALDKGYVSNDESMFSLHHLLSGLFHMDSSQVEESSDSTSKSEIPTCKHCGLTFDEFRRIGKFGCAHCYEEFDEHLNPILRRVHSGNTKHEGKIPKRVGGNLHLKREIEEKKALLQSLVEKERFEQAAQVRDEIRLIEQSLQTNGEEGK